A window of the Streptomyces sp. NBC_00250 genome harbors these coding sequences:
- a CDS encoding glycoside hydrolase family 48 protein, with amino-acid sequence MPRLRPRTRPRRQLTALAAALTLPLGLTAVGATTAQAADVQCSVDYKTNDWGSGFTAELTLTNRATTALNGWTLTYAYAGDQKLTNGWSGVWSQSGKNVTVTNASWNGTLAAGAATTTGAQFTYSGANAAPSSFAVNGTPCTGAHQPPVAVLTSPAAGAVYSQGDAVPLAATAAAADSATVSKVEFYSDTALLGTDTTAPFTYSAAGLATGSHSLYAKAYDSLGSSAESAPVGITVAAGPALVAAPSQLGVRQGATGTFDLKLSTAPTANVSVSVARTSGNTNLTATPATLTFTPANWNTAQKVTVAAAATGTGSAVFTATAPGHAKAEVTVAQLAANSTYDARFLDLHGKITDPANGYFSPEGIPYHSVETLIVEAPDHGHETTSEAYSYLIWLQAMYGKITGDWTKFNGAWETMEKFMIPTHADTPTTSSYNAAKPATYAPEWDLPSQYPARLDSGVTSGADPIAAELKSAYGTDDIYGMHWIQDVDNVYGFGNEPGKCSAGPTATGPSYINTFQRGPQESVWETVTHPTCDNFSYGGRNGYLDLFTGDASYAKQWKFTNAPDADARAVQAAYWADLWAKQQGKGTQVSATVGKAAKMGDYLRYAMFDKYFKKAGDCVGPTTCPAGTGKDSAHYLMSWYYAWGGATDTSAGWSWRIGSSHAHGGYQNPLAAYALSEYAPLKPKSTTGAADWATSLDRQLEFYRWLQSDEGAIAGGATNSWQGRYATPPAGTPTFHGLFYDEKPVYHDPASNQWFGFQAWSMERVAEYYQQTGDAGAKTVLDKWVSWALSKTTINPDGTYRIPSTLQWSGAPDTWNAANPGANAGLHVTVADYTNDVGVAAAYAKTLTYYAAKSGHAEAKRVAKALLDGMWDHHQDPLGIAVPETRADYNRFDDPVYVPSGWTGVMPNGDAVNSSSTFASIRSFYENDPAWPKIEAYLAGGAAPVFTYHRFWAQADIALAMGSYAELLE; translated from the coding sequence ATGCCACGCCTCCGCCCCAGAACGCGACCACGCCGGCAGCTGACCGCGCTGGCCGCGGCGCTCACCCTCCCCCTCGGTCTCACGGCCGTCGGCGCCACCACGGCCCAGGCCGCCGACGTGCAGTGCAGCGTCGACTACAAGACCAACGACTGGGGTTCGGGCTTCACCGCCGAACTCACCCTCACCAACCGCGCCACCACCGCGCTCAACGGCTGGACCCTCACCTACGCCTACGCCGGTGACCAGAAGCTCACCAACGGCTGGAGCGGCGTCTGGTCCCAGTCCGGCAAGAACGTCACGGTGACCAACGCGTCCTGGAACGGCACCCTCGCCGCCGGGGCCGCCACCACCACCGGCGCCCAGTTCACCTACAGCGGTGCCAACGCCGCCCCCAGCTCGTTCGCGGTCAACGGCACCCCCTGCACGGGCGCCCATCAGCCCCCGGTCGCGGTCCTGACCAGCCCGGCCGCCGGGGCCGTGTACAGCCAGGGCGACGCGGTGCCGCTCGCCGCCACCGCCGCCGCGGCCGACAGCGCCACCGTGAGCAAGGTGGAGTTCTACAGCGACACCGCGCTCCTCGGCACCGACACCACCGCGCCCTTCACCTACAGCGCGGCCGGCCTCGCCACCGGCTCCCACTCCCTCTACGCCAAGGCCTACGACAGCCTCGGCTCCTCCGCCGAGTCGGCGCCCGTCGGCATCACCGTCGCCGCGGGCCCCGCGCTCGTCGCCGCCCCGAGCCAGCTCGGGGTACGCCAGGGCGCCACCGGCACCTTCGACCTGAAGCTCTCCACCGCCCCCACCGCCAACGTCTCGGTGAGTGTCGCCCGTACCTCCGGCAACACCAACCTCACCGCGACCCCCGCGACCCTCACCTTCACCCCGGCGAACTGGAACACCGCCCAGAAGGTGACCGTCGCCGCCGCGGCCACCGGCACCGGCTCCGCCGTCTTCACCGCGACCGCCCCCGGCCACGCCAAGGCCGAGGTCACCGTCGCCCAGCTGGCCGCGAACTCCACGTACGACGCCCGCTTCCTCGACCTCCACGGGAAGATCACCGACCCGGCCAACGGCTACTTCTCGCCCGAGGGCATCCCGTACCACTCCGTCGAGACCCTGATCGTCGAGGCCCCCGACCACGGGCACGAGACGACCTCGGAGGCGTACAGCTACCTCATCTGGCTCCAGGCCATGTACGGCAAGATCACCGGCGACTGGACCAAGTTCAACGGCGCCTGGGAGACCATGGAGAAATTCATGATCCCCACCCACGCCGACACGCCCACCACCTCCTCGTACAACGCCGCCAAGCCGGCCACGTACGCGCCCGAGTGGGACCTGCCGTCCCAGTACCCGGCGCGGCTCGACTCCGGGGTGACCTCCGGCGCCGACCCGATCGCCGCCGAACTCAAGAGCGCGTACGGCACCGACGACATCTACGGCATGCACTGGATCCAGGACGTCGACAACGTCTACGGCTTCGGCAACGAGCCCGGGAAGTGCTCCGCGGGACCGACGGCGACCGGCCCCTCGTACATCAACACCTTCCAGCGCGGCCCGCAGGAGTCCGTCTGGGAGACCGTCACCCACCCGACCTGCGACAACTTCTCCTACGGCGGCAGGAACGGCTACCTCGACCTCTTCACCGGGGACGCCTCCTACGCCAAGCAGTGGAAGTTCACCAACGCCCCCGACGCCGACGCCCGCGCCGTCCAGGCCGCCTACTGGGCCGACCTCTGGGCCAAGCAGCAGGGCAAGGGCACCCAGGTCTCCGCCACCGTCGGCAAGGCCGCCAAGATGGGCGACTACCTGCGGTACGCGATGTTCGACAAGTACTTCAAGAAGGCCGGTGACTGCGTCGGCCCCACCACCTGCCCGGCCGGCACCGGCAAGGACAGCGCCCACTACCTGATGTCCTGGTACTACGCCTGGGGCGGCGCCACCGACACCTCCGCCGGCTGGTCCTGGCGCATCGGCTCCAGCCACGCCCACGGCGGCTACCAGAACCCGCTCGCCGCCTACGCGCTCAGCGAGTACGCCCCGCTCAAGCCCAAGTCGACGACGGGCGCGGCCGACTGGGCGACCAGCCTCGACCGGCAGCTGGAGTTCTACCGCTGGCTCCAGTCCGACGAGGGCGCCATCGCGGGCGGCGCCACCAACAGCTGGCAGGGCCGCTACGCCACCCCGCCCGCCGGCACCCCCACCTTCCACGGCCTCTTCTACGACGAGAAGCCCGTCTACCACGACCCCGCGTCCAACCAGTGGTTCGGCTTCCAGGCCTGGTCCATGGAGCGGGTCGCCGAGTACTACCAGCAGACCGGTGACGCCGGGGCGAAGACCGTCCTCGACAAGTGGGTCTCCTGGGCGCTGTCCAAGACCACGATCAACCCGGACGGCACCTACCGCATCCCCTCCACCCTCCAGTGGTCCGGCGCGCCCGACACCTGGAACGCGGCGAACCCCGGCGCCAACGCCGGACTTCACGTCACCGTCGCCGACTACACGAACGACGTCGGTGTCGCCGCCGCCTACGCCAAGACCCTCACCTACTACGCGGCCAAGTCCGGCCACGCCGAGGCCAAGCGGGTCGCCAAGGCACTCCTCGACGGCATGTGGGACCACCACCAGGACCCGCTGGGCATCGCCGTCCCGGAGACCCGCGCCGACTACAACCGCTTCGACGACCCGGTCTACGTGCCGAGCGGCTGGACCGGCGTCATGCCGAACGGCGACGCGGTGAACTCCTCGTCGACCTTCGCCTCGATCCGTTCCTTCTACGAGAACGACCCGGCCTGGCCGAAGATCGAGGCCTATCTGGCGGGCGGTGCCGCGCCCGTCTTCACCTACCACCGGTTCTGGGCCCAGGCGGACATCGCCCTGGCCATGGGCTCGTACGCGGAGCTGCTCGAATAG